The DNA window TTTTTTTATATGCCAGACGTGTCTTTTTgatatcatttaatataaatcgattaccaaaaatctttttttttccctcctgtcagtaattgtattaaattatgttGGATGTAGGTGCGCAAGGGAAGGCTTTCGATGGAAGTGTGCTGAATCGTATGAAAACCTGTAACCAAAAATGACTAGCTCTAGCTGTTCCGCGCAATATTACGCTGTTGCATTCTGTGTGAAGTAGTTTACCGTTCAGGCTTGCTTGGCTAGTTAAAAAAAGACACGAAAAGATTACGCTATCATATTTACGTCGCGATGTCGTCATGTGCTTGATCCGTTTTCATTCGCAGCCCGTGCGTCACGGGATTGCTGGTAGtattaagagtttatttttatctgtCGTGTGAAAAATGTCAGAATCGGTCGAACATACACTAAAATAAACTGAGAGACACTAAACACACCTGCATCAATGTTTTCTGTTCTCTGACTCCAGCTGACTGACACCCTGCTGTTTCTCAAAGCTTTTAGATGAGCATgaggtttgtttttggatttttttccacGATTAAGGCGAGTTTAGCTAAAGCCCTGGTACTTTTCACATCCTTTCAATGCATGCGAAATGTTTTGAAGAAGCTATATGAAGCTAGATAAAACAGTGGCTGGTAGAACGGTCAGAAAACAGCTACAAAGACCAAGATTTACTCAACAGCTCCCTCTACTCTCTTAAATGTTTAGCCATTACACAACCAATCATAAACATGCAACTGTCAGTATTGATTTCAATGAGAAATAGCTATGTTTGCACACATTTAGATTTTGGCAACGTAAGTTACAGTTAACTCTCAACATTTTCGGGATTAACAACCATGTgctgaaatgcagttttacataAGTGACCTTCAGAAACTAGTACTTATTCATATATAGAATCGGTTTTAGTTCAGTCATTTGTTTTAGTAGGCTACATTAAGTGAAAAATGCCAAATGTTGCCTTTGAAATGAGCTGAAACaagtttttatatgtatatttaatttctacCGATGTTTAGTtagtataataaaacaaatcagacCATTGAAGGAAGAAAGAATCTgttattatcatttatcataCTTGCATTTTACAAAGGAGGTTTTGATCGTTTTGCAAACATGGAAGAACAGTGGCGTTGCGTGgttgtaaaaagtaaataataataaaaaaatgttctgattatatcagagagaaagagagtggaAGTACTGGAAATTgcctacatttttttagttttgtataaAAGTTTTTGCAGTTTAAATTGTTGTGATGAAGCATAAATTCGGTGGTCTGCTTATCTGTGTGCACAGCCTGGATGCagtctactgtatgtgcaagcACACACTCATTGGTACAAGGTGGTTTTGGTTAGGTTTCAGAGAAACGAAACCTCAGGATTAGAGCTGGTTTACCACTTCACTGTCATAAGCAAATCTAGATCCATCCTACGCTTTCTTCAAAGACGTCACAAACTAAACGGAGGATATTGTGGACTTTCCAAAGAAATGACTTTGAAAAGATGATTCAGTTTTTAGAAGGCGGACTGCTGGATTTCTGAGGTGGCCGATGGAAAGTATTACTTGTGAACTTTCATACCGATTAGGCTTGCCACGATATTAGATTTTTCACACCACGGTTATTGTGCCCAAAAGAAAACTTTGGGGAAAAACTTtagcattcaaatatttttatacttgtctatttagcatttattttgtacCCATTCAACAAACATAAGGAGGCAGGTAGACAGGGCGCATGCACTCTGGGTTTCTCAGTCTTCTTTAAAGAGCCCtatgaaattacaaaatatgtataaaagaTTTATAGAGCACTGAAGTGTGCCAGACGTgaattgaaattgtattttttcacAGAGGGGTATGGTGTAACCCTGGTCCGCGTGTGAAGACGATGCGCAGCGCTAATCACTGAATAAATGTTCCCAAGTGAAGTGAACTTCACGGATTCACCCTCATCAGGGAGTAGGGAGCAACGCTGTGTAGCGACCATGTCAATCGGAACACAGTTCATGCATAATCTGATGATCAGAAtcggtgttaaaaaaaaaagagatacatAACATGCAGAGCGGAGGGTATGCGAGGACTGCTGCTCTACGGAGAAGTTTCTCTGAAGTCGAAAAACTCTCATGGTGGCGAGCTTACTTTTTTCGAAACGTGGACAAAACCTCGTGCGGCGTGACTCTCGCGTGCGCGCGCACGCGCGCGCTGCGTCTTCTTCTCGTTTAACAGCGGGCGTCTGCATTAAGGTGCAATACTGCCACCTGGGAGATCAACCGGGGACTAGCTGGGGATACGGGTTGTCGTAAGAGTCCTGTTCGGTTATCGCCAAAATAACGTCGATGTCGATATTTCACGGTTTTATCGCGCCACCCCTACCGTTTTGCGTCACCACATTCAATATCGATCTTAAATACAATGTGAGCGTTCAGTTAAAGATTCTGAAGCAAGACCAGTCAAGATCTGCTATTCAAAATGCACCATAAATAGCTCATATTATTGGTGAAACTTTAAATGACACAGGATAACTGTGGTTAAACAAAAAAGTAGGccgctttttttctttcttttttttttttttacctcaacCCATTACCTTTCACCATAAAAGGATGCTGAGAAAAGTCTCTCAGTATTCGATCTGAAAAGCAAAGTGCCTTATCTAAAGAAGAAGGGTAGACAAGATCAGATATGGACCAAGCTTTTGCTCCAGTATATGCTCAGGCTGGTAGTAACGGATGTCTTCATGCAGTCCATCCCGTGAGCATCCAGCTCCATCCCCATGTCCTGAATCAACACAACCAGCCTGTGGTCATTGTTCAACCCTCTGCGAACATGAGGCACCAGCCACAAGCCAAGCCTGTGCCGGATTACATGGGTTACTCCATATTTTCCACGCTGTGCTGCTGTCTCTGTCTGGGACTTTGTGCTCTTCAATACTCTCGAGAtgtaagttttaatttatttgcggTTAGTatgattttgaaagaagtctcttaggctgaattaatttcattaaaaatgcagtcaatgcagaaatatttaaaaatgttattagaatttaaaataactattttctcttttaatgtgttttaaagttaacttattcctgtgatgaaaaactgagcatcattgctccagtttCCAGTTCCTTCAGAagttattctaatatgctgatttggttctccagaaatatttctattcaatataataatgattaacaatgactaaaacagcagtatgcacatatactgtataagcacattacatttttaatttttttgtattttttagtattatttttttaaataattgaaatatgtTTGTGAATTGATGTGCTCTATCACCTGTCTTTTTGTCTCACTGTAAAgtagaaaatattttcactCAATAAAATTGCCAATAAAATTCTTgccaaataaattttttaacaCAATGAATATTTGGAGTATAAAGTATTTTCATCTAAAAGGACATCAATATTCTTGGttttattaccttttattttgttataaaaggAATATGGTATGTGCTTGGATAATTCAGGGGCTATAATGAAGGtgtaaccattttttttccaattggACTTTTTGTCTTCCATTGTTCATTGATTACTATTACTTATTGTGGTAATGGAAACTGATGTTCTTCACTGCACTAGCTTTATATGAGCAAAGCTGGTCTCTTACTGGCAGACTAGTAGATGATGTCTCTAAATAAGCTCTAGAGTCAGGATATTGACATTTATCTTTACTTTCACAGACTCGCTCTGCCAATGCTGCTGGACAGAGAAGAGAAGCTGCGAAAAGCTCTCAAACTGCACTCATCCTGAACCATGTCGCTGTTATTGTGGGAATCATCCTGCTTGGAGCATATGTCTTAAACACGTTTTACCTATCAGGTCAAACCGATTCGTAGTTATCTTCCCAAAGATACATCCCATCTGCTTTTCAAGCAAATTTGGTATTGTACACTCCTGTgcaattttatcttttttttggttctctTTGCAGATCTGGATAGTTTTATCATTACGTTACACATTGCAATACGCTTAAACgtgcaaaattatatttttcaatctttttattttttactaattggtattaaaaaaaagtttcaatagACAAATAAAGGTAACTGTATTGTTGTTTAATGTACTGCATAAACGCTTCAAATGTAGCCACAATGGATTTtaagaatattcatttttaatctttgttttcTCGGAAGTCTCAATAATCTATGATTGACCTGATATTTGTGAATAATAAAGTccattaacaatataaaaaaaccttttttgttgttgttgaccGTTGAGCttgaagaaaattaatttactgattttttttattttgaaataaaccTCAAAAAgggtaaataatattatttgttattaaaatgataaaattttttaaaagtttaatttagatttaatgatcaggttttaaagaaattttataaattacCTATAATCAGGAATGTTGTTTTAAGCCATATCAATTCTGCATTTATGAATTATGTGTCTCTTAAATGTTAAATCCATATGGTGTGACCTGCAGTCAATGAAAATGATATTAGAAACGAGAGTTGGAGGCAAGAGAACGTCAAATAGTGTTGTCCTCAGAAACTTTTAGCAGGACTTGATAACGCAGCGCTGGTACGAACTCAGGAGATGCGGACAGGTAAAAGCTTAACTGGAGAAGCGAGCGATGATCACACCTGAGGCTGTACGATCCGGAGGGCAGCGCCACTGGCAGCAGGTGACTAAGAGAACGAGTAGAAATCGGGTCAAACCTTTGACAGCTCGGTGACAGGGCAGATAAGACAGGACAAAACACAGATAGAAATGGCAGCAAATCAAAGAAAAGCAAAACGAGGAATGAAAAGAGCTGGAGACACCCTGGGTGCTTCTCAGATGGAAGGCGGCGTTTTACAAAGGCTGCATATCTAGCTTCCCATGTCATCAAACGTCACTGAAGGTCATCTCAATCGGAGGGACCCTTAGTAGACAGCTTTCGTTTTGTGTCCTTCATTCAGCTGAATTTGAAGAATGCATGGGATGTATCCTCTGCAGCCTTCAGTCACCCACAATCCATTGTACTCATtccattttatgaaaaaaactgACGAAAAACATCAGATTccttaaaaatgtgcaaaaagaaatgaaatgcactTTATTATACAGTGCGTGTACTTGTACCCTGTTACATACATGGTAAATTTGTACCTACAGGCAAAGTGAGTGCTGACGCAAGGTATTTACCTGAAGTGAATGCACGTGGTATCTTTACTGCCAATGCAAAATGAATACTAATACgcatctttttaaatgtctttccATATGCAAATTGTGGTTTGACATAGGTCCGATGTTTCAGAGATGTTTTTGCATGAGGTGGTTGTAACCTCAGAATGagaaaaacagcttttagaCGGTACATAGCAGGTTGATTTTACTTAACTTCATAACTATAATAACATACTTAACTTCATGACTATCAAACAGATGAGAGGTTAAGCTTGAGTCGTATCAGTGGTCACAAAAATACAAGAATAATAAACAAGTTGCAATTTCCCAACATCTGTCGTGCTGTATTGTAAATAAGTCACAACTATAGGGCCTTGTTAGCCAtttcagcacaaaataaaaatattaaaaccaaaaatgcatgtaatgatatgtttttaaaataaatgaataaaaacagctcAAATAAAAACAGGGAATAGGAGCAGTTCTCATCCACTGatcgatttattttttaatactatatAGGCCTATGTGTCACGagtgaggggtctgaggcgtgcggatccattcgcagacttttatttgatgaaggcatggtcaaaggaGGCAAACGTCgaatcacagcaaacaggagtatcagaggcaaggcaacaacagagtCCAAAAAAGAGGCAGGGGTCGGGTcgggcagcaaacaatcagagtatcaaaagacaggcagggtcaaaaccaaagaatctataACAAGGGAAACACAGGGCTAGGCTAACTAGAAACAAACcaaatcaatcaaacaatcaaGTCTCTTTTAGTCTGATTCACTCATAATTGTTGACTCACGTCTAATTGCAGAACAATGTAACTACTCACCATTGCAAAGacaatatataacattattaaacactactaaaaaaaaaatatataatgtatggaATAGTAACACTAAAAATTGCTAGGAAATTTGGACAATGGAACAAAGGCAGCGCTCTGAGCATTAAAGCTACACAAATAACAGAAGAAATAGATAATATAATTAGAGACCAGAATGTTTCAGGTTTAACCAATGAACCCTAAACAGCCTGGAGCTACCATTCTCGAATATGTTGAAgcaaattttcaaataaactttaTCTTTAATAAGAAACTGATGTATGCTGAGcatcttgtttttcttcaacACAGGAAGGATGAGTTTGTAAACCATTTAATGAGTTTAGTTGTGCCGAGGGGATGAGAAATAGGGTTAAAAAAGAGGAAGATTCGTTGTCACTAGGtctcaaaaatatgtttcagaATGGTGAAATACACCTCCTgaatacatcaaaataaatgcgATAGACTGCAGTCACCTGGTACAATAGAAATAGCGGTAAACTTTTTGTCACTCCTCCCCTCCAACCTACAAATTGCTTGACTGCCTTCATTAACAATGTATAGAACACCAGAGCACAGAAGAATGGATCCCAGTCAGTCTTTCAATCAGCCTCTAGTGGTCTGCAGTTCATCTGAGAAATTAGTTATGTTACTGCAGACAGCTGCACCATTAGCACACCAGGCCAATAAAACCAGAAATCCTTCTTCCTTTCCAAACCAGCCAAACTGTGGTCGCCGCCAGCCTGCAGTTTTTGTGACCACTGCTCCACTGACCAATCCATTGCCAGATTACATGGGTTACTCCATCTTCACCATCCTGTGCTGTGCTGATTTACTCCAGCTTTGTAAGCACATTAGTCCATATTTATAAactatgaattttatttttatttatctgttataTAGGCATAATTGCACATAATTCTACAAAATAATGCCTATTTTTACCTTTCAGTGTAAATGCAAAATCCATGGATATTTCAAGTGATTCTGCAAAGATGCATTCAGCAGGATGCAACAAATAATACATGTAAGGTTTCGTTTGTTAATcaagaataaaaatgtgtcttatgtaaataataatttgttgctTTTGCTGAAATGtaacatacataaatgtaaaaagaggACTTTCTAACATACTGTATTTGGAGATATTAAGAGggaagaaagttttttttttccctactccactacttttatatatttattttctttagcttttttatctttaatttattGTGTGATATGTTGTACAAAGCGCGATATGAAAATTTAGATACAATTTTTTTCGGAACAGAATGGTTTTGTTATCGTTCAACAAGCATATATATGCTCTATATAAATAGCTGTGAGACACATTTTCAGTCAACCCccaacagaaaagaaagaaagaaaaatatagcaACCAATGGCACTGTTGAATAGACTGGGATGTGGGCTGTCACTTTTTCCAAGTACAAACCAAACGCTAACCAAAGGTTAACATATTCCACAGTGTGTTATTTCTCATTTACATCATGCTATCATCTGGCCCATATACCTCAAAAAACGCTATGGCAAAGCATATTTGGTAAAAGTTTGGCCCATACTGCATATGCTCAGCCATGCCGGCTATCAACCACATTTGGCCCAAATGAGTACTGTGTGCTTAAGTTAAAAACTAGTCCACTTCGGTTCTCCTTCACCATAGCCTAGCACTCTTCACACTGTTCCCCATTAAGGACCAAGGTACTGAGAAAAggttgatttgaaaaaaaaagagaggcatATTTCTCTACAAGAAGGGTGGACGTGACCAGGCATGGACCTGGAATTATCTCCTCTGTATCCTCAGGACTGCAATGATACTAATCCTCATGCAGTCCAACCTGGTAGCGACCAGCCTGTGGTCATTGTCCAGCCTTCTGAGAGCGTGAGCCATGAGCCCCCAGACGAGCCTGTGCCGGATTACATGTGCTACTCTAAATTTtcagcgtgtttgtgtgtctgtctgggATGTGCCGCTCTTTATTTCTCCAGAGCTGTGAGTATTCATATATTTGTCTTTGGTTGAATTCTTATTCGCTTTGCACAGAAGCTATTTCTTCCCTAATGTGAGACACTGCAGGCAAAAACCTAGTTTTTTCATGCACCGGTCATATTTGATGTTTTGggctttttgatttttttcagagtagtgaattgattgattgattgattgatagcaCTTTCTCTATTTGTGTCAATAGATTTCAGttgcaatgcatatttttaaagcccgttttctcaaaatgagttggtcaaaatgtattgttttctgtctgttatAAGTATTTTCTGAATTGTAGAGCGACAAAATGGGATGCCCAAAATTTCCtctgaaaaaacatttgactCTAATAtgtccaaaaaaattaaataagcattttgGAACTGGCTTCATTCAGTGTTAAGATTTTtgttaacattcattaaaacttttttattattatcaacgttAAAACCACTTGTGTTgcgtaatatttttgtggacgctttttttcaggattctttgacaGAAGGTTCAAAACAACAGTATTACAGAAATCTTTTGACGCTACAAATGTACAAACTGTctattttttattgctttaatgcatcctttctgaataaGAAATGTTCATTGATTTAAAGAGTTTCTAAATAAACTGTagtgttttattcattcttaTGTTAAATTACTAAAGAAGGATTATGTACGCCACATTTTGACCCCTTATAAGAACACAGCCTTTTACTTGTCTGCATTGATGTTGTACTAGATACAATGTTGATTATTATACACAATGGTGATCCAAAGATCcaatgtaaaacatgtttgtaCACAATTACaccaaatgtttaaatgtaagtgtgtagtagttaaggccacaaatataaagtgggacccaagCAAACATATATTCAGCCTAAATCAATCTTAGCCTCAAAAccctttttcttctctctctctctttggctTCTTGCAATGCATCAGGTCAGGTGCATGCTTTGGAAAGTCCTGCAGTGCAGCATTGAAAACCACAATGCTGAAGGTACTTAAAGCTAACCTCAAATCAGCATTAGCTTCCTGTAATCTTCAAAACAATTCTCAACATTGACTCTGTAGAAAGCCatatatttgtttcttacaatTCATGCATATgataatgaaatcatttttttttttcaatcaaaccCAGAGCTGCgttatatttaagttttgtATTCCAACATTTTTGCTTTACATTCAAAAGAGTCATTTAGTGCTATGTCCTCTTTTACTTGGACGTACACTGGCTTTGTTTTCATGCTTTCATACTTGCTGAATGTAAAGACTGAAAAGTTGTTTGACCTCTAGCATGCAGGCACCGTACGTAAGCAACCAATCACTGTGTGCGAGAAGGTGGGATCTAGAGAGAACAGTCTAAGAAATTCAAATGCACCTACAAGTCAGCATGAAAACAAAGCGAAAACCTGGACATTTTAGGGAGTTAGAAATCCCAATCAGGACATGTCCTGGAAGAAAACGACAAGTGGTTAATCTAATGTAGAGATTTTCTCATCTGACAACTGTCAGCAAACATTCAGCAATTAGCTTGTCTCTTACTGACACATACTGAACTCTAGAGTCAGGAAAATCAATGTTTCTTTGTCATCAGCTCGTCATTATATCAGACATATGAGTCTCTGCATTGTTCACTTCAGAAGCAAAGAGGCATTTCCATGCTCTTGCTGTAAATCGACAGTATTTCTGTGAGGTAAGTGATGTAgttgctattaaaaaaacaacaacagcagcaaccATTTCTGAATCTTAAGTGTAGTAAAAACCATGTAAATAATCTTGGGTGATGCTaaaatgtgtgtctgtataaGCACTCTTGCTCATAGCACATTGTGGTTTGTGGTTGAAGGTCTGATTTCCCCATAAGGTGCTTTTCTGAAGGTACTCTCGACTAGTGGTTGACATTTAGGATTTCATCTCTGCTTTTACAGACTCGCACGGCTAACGGTACTGGACAGAGAAGAGAAGCAGCGAGACACTCTCAAATTGCACTCATCCTGAACCACCTCGCCGTTATTGTGGGAATCATCTTAATCGGATTATACCTCCTTCATGAATTTTACCTAACAAAGCCAAGTCGTTATATGTAATTATCTTTCCACACTGGAGGACCTTTTCATAGTTCCTTTGAATATGTTCCAAGATTAGAAGGACTTGTTTTTTAGCGTGTCAACACACCACAGGAACTGGGAATGTATTTGGTTATATAGCTCCATTTGGGGAACTAATTCTGAAAGTGGAAAACAGCGGAAACCGCTTTAGCTTACGCCTACTGTTTGCAACATTCTCAGCTTTGATGATATGTACACTGCAAGCAGCTACAGGAGATTTAGCCAGATTTTCATGTTTCTTTCAGTCATGTCAATTGTGCATTTATGCTTCATTAACACAAAACCCACggcacacaacaaaaacagatcCAATCATGGTGCGATGGTGAGATTAGTTCTTTAGGAACCACCATGCTGGCTAGTTCCCAGAACTAAGTTCCTAAATCGCAGGGTGAAAGGCCCTGATGTCGCCATTGCGGTGGCCTTCCTGCAGCTGCATTGATCATCaaatataaattgcatataaaacaatgaaaaatgttattatgcCTATTTGGTACTGTACTCTTATCTGCAATGTTTTCACAATGTTGACTAAGTgccataaacttttttttataacgactgttgtttttttctaagattttaATCATTGCATAAAaacttttactgtaatatatgcaaaaaaatatgctgaaatatgtatatattttttaactagcataaaaaaatgattgactAATTAAAGATATTATGAAATTAAGGGTAGTccattttgcattttcaggTACGGGAAGTGGGATAGTGATGGcagaatctttatttttctgctCAGTGACTGATTTTTAGTGTTGATTTTGTTGGTCTTTTGGATCATCGTTCCAGCCATAACCCATCAGGCTTTCTGACTCTGGCCCAAATATTTTGTGCAATGGTCCAGCTGTAATCCTTGGAGAGTCAAACTATCCTCCTCATGTTGCATTAAGACAATATAGTCACATAATAACTCCTTAATTAATTTCCCAATGatggaaatggaaatgttaAATGCTTTAGCTTGTTTTTATGTGCTATTTTCTTGACTTCATATTTATCATCGTGATGAATGACAAAGACAATGTGACTcgttgtatttatattgtgaaaCAGGAAATCATGGCTGCATCATTTTGTGTTCCTAGCTACCCTGgtgttctaaaaatatttacataatgtgaTTTTGTTGGAAAGTTAGACATTTGtggtttttaaaattgtgttactttaaaaaaaaaaaaaaatcagaataaaCTATACAGATTTATATTCACAATcctctttgatcatatttttaaGGTGCCAATATATTTCTGACCACGACTCTCTCTAAAACAGCTGCTTTGTGtataataattgcaaaaaaaattgcaagaaTTTGTTACAAAGAAATTACTAAGCGTTCCTTTACTACACCTTTTTAACAGTTTACTTTGCATGCTTTAAAACAGGTTCCTCTTAATCagtaacttttttgtttgtttgtttttgttctatTGTCATTGACTGCAAGATTTGCTTGGTTCAATCCATGCTTTACATGCAAGTGCTAGAGCAAACAAGTTGTTCATTAATAGCATTGGccttattttcatttagaataATGCTACGTACATTTTTACCCAACCTTGATTATAAGTTGAACCTGAAAGGTTATGTCTAAGAAAGTCAAGTTGT is part of the Puntigrus tetrazona isolate hp1 chromosome 16, ASM1883169v1, whole genome shotgun sequence genome and encodes:
- the LOC122360453 gene encoding synapse differentiation-inducing gene protein 1-like; amino-acid sequence: MDQAFAPVYAQAGSNGCLHAVHPVSIQLHPHVLNQHNQPVVIVQPSANMRHQPQAKPVPDYMGYSIFSTLCCCLCLGLCALQYSRDTRSANAAGQRREAAKSSQTALILNHVAVIVGIILLGAYVLNTFYLSGQTDS